One genomic region from Motacilla alba alba isolate MOTALB_02 chromosome 5, Motacilla_alba_V1.0_pri, whole genome shotgun sequence encodes:
- the SLC39A9 gene encoding zinc transporter ZIP9: MDDFPSICLLSLAMLVACYVAGIIPLAVNFSEERLKLVTVLGAGLLCGTALAVIVPEGVHALYEDILEGKHHPASEMQHVMESEKVAKIPAEHGHDHSRLHAYIGVSLVLGFVFMLLVDQIGSSHVHSTDDPEAARSGNSKITTTLGLVVHAAADGVALGAAASTSQTSVQLIVFVAIMLHKAPAAFGLVSFLMHAGLERNRIRKHLLVFALAAPVMSMVTYLGLSKSSKEALSEVNATGVAMLFSAGTFLYVATVHVLPEVGGIAHSHKPESTGGKGLSRLEVAALVLGCLIPLVLSIGHHH; this comes from the exons ATGGATGACTTCCCCTCCATctgcctgctgtccctggccatgCTGGTCGCCTGCTATGTGGCAGGAATTATACCCTTGGCAGTTAATTTTTCCGAG GAGAGGTTGAAGTTGGTGACAGTTTTGGGTGCTGGGCTCCTCTGTGGAACTGCTTTGGCTGTCATTGTGCCAGAAGGAGTACACGCACTTTATGAAGACATTTTGGAGG GAAAGCATCACCCAGCGAGCGAGATGCAGCACGTGATGGAGTCTGAGAAGGTGGCGAAAATCCCAGCGGAGCATGGCCACGACCATTCCCGGTTGCATGCCTACATTGGTGTGTCCCTTGTTCTCGGCTTTGTCTTCATGCTGCTGGTGGATCAGATAGGCAGCTCTCATGTGCACTCTACAGATG ATCCAGAAGCTGCAAGATCAGGCAACTCCAAGATCACCACAACACTGGGACTAGTAGTCCATGCTGCAG CTGATGGTGTTGCATTGGGTGCAGCAGCTTCTACTTCCCAGACTAGTGTCCAGTTGATAGTGTTTGTTGCGATTATGTTGCACAAG GCACCAGCTGCCTTTGGCTTGGTTTCCTTCCTGATGCACGCTGGGCTAGAACGGAATCGAATCAGAAAACACTTGCTGGTCTTTGCGTTAGCAGCACCTGTTATGTCAATGGTGACATACTTAGGGCTAAGCAAG AGCAGCAAAGAAGCCCTTTCAGAAGTCAATGCCACTGGAGTTGCTatgctgttttctgctgggACTTTCCTTTATGTTGCCACAGTTCATGTTCTCCCAGAAGTAGGAGGAATTGCTCATAGCCACAAACCTGAATCAACCGGAGGAAAAGGACTCAGTCGTCTGGAGGTGGCAGCCCTAGTATTAGGCTGCCTTATTCCTCTAGTTTTGTCCATTGGACACCATCACTAA
- the ERH gene encoding enhancer of rudimentary homolog, translating to MSHTILLVQPTKRPEGRTYADYESVNECMEGVCKMYEEHLKRMNPNSPSITYDISQLFDFIDDLADLSCLVYRADTQTYQPYNKDWIKEKIYVLLRRQAQQASK from the exons ATG tctcACACAATTCTACTTGTCCAGCCTACCAAGAGGCCAGAAGGCAGAACATATGCTGATTATGAATCGGTGAATGAATGCATGGAAG GGGTCTGTAAAATGTATGAAGAGCATCTGAAGAGAATGAATCCCAACAGTCCATCCATTACATATGATATCAGCCAGTTGTTTGACTTCATTGATGACTTGGCAGACCTCAGCTGTCTTGT TTACCGTGCTGATACTCAGACATACCAACCGTACAACAAAGACTGGATAAAGGAGAAGATCTACGTTCTCCTCCGCAGGCAGGCCCAGCAAGCAAGCAAATAA